The following DNA comes from Sporichthyaceae bacterium.
CCCCGGAGAACCCCGACCTCGCGTTGTCGGGCGCGTTGCTCTGGGCCATGGCCGCCGGCGCCGCGGCGGCGGTCGTCAAGGTCTGTCTGACCCGTCAGGCCGCCGTCTCGTGGCGTGGCCTCACCGGCGCGTTGCCCCCCGGCCTGGACTCGGTCGAGTCGGTCTGACCCTGCACCGGGCGGCCGGAGCGGCCGCCCGGGCGTCGGTCAGGAGCAGTCGCGGCAGATCGGCTGTCCACTGCGCTCGGATGCCAACTGGCTGCGGTGGTGCACCAGGAAGCACGAGCTGCAGGTGAACTCGTCGGCCTGGCGCGGCAGGACTCGGACGCTCAGTTCCTCGCCGGAAAGATCGGCCCCCGGCAGCTCCAGGGACTCGGCAAGGTCGGCCTCGTCGACGTCGACGGTGCTCGCGCCCTTGTCGACCCGACGCGACTTCAGTTCCTCGATGCTGTCCTCGGACAGCTCGTCGTCAGTCTTGCGTGGTGCGTCGTAATCGGTCGCCATCTCGTGGTGCTCTCCCTGATCTCAGCTCCTGCGACTCGGGTGCGTTGCCGCCCCGAGCACCGGTCCGCGCTGCGGCCGGCGCAGAACACTCAACTGCGTCGGGCGCGGATCAGTTCCCTCCCGGGTGGCAGATTGTGCCCTACGAACGAGGCGCGCGCGTCACAAGGCGCCTACTGGACGAATTGAGCGGCCTCTGCGACCGGCATATTGAGCCACGGCCGGCACCCCGAGGGCCAGCACCGTGTCACATCTCACCCTGCCGGGTCGTCCGCCCCGGCCGCCACCAGCAGGTCGTGCAGGGGCCCGAAGAGGTTTTCCGGAGCGGCCAGCGCGAACCGGTCGGACGGGGGCGCGCCGTGCAATCCGGCAAACCGTGCGCCTGCCTCGACGGCCACCAGGCCGCCCGCGGCGTGGTCCCACGGCTGTACCCCGCGCTCGAAATAGGCGTCGACCCGACCGGAGGCGACCATGCACAGATCGACCGCGCAGGCGCCCTGGCGTCGGATGTCGCGGATGGCGGGAAGTACCCGGGCCAGCACCGCGCCCTGGTGCGCCCGCCGGTTCTCCGCGTAGCCGAAACCGGTCGCCACCAGCGCTTGACCGAGGGTCGGCCCCTCGCCCAGGCGCAACGGCACACCGTTGCAGGTCGCCCCGCCGCCTGCGGTCGCGGCGAAGGTCTCCCCGAGGGTCGGGATGTGGACGACGCCGGCCACCGGGGCCCCCTCGATCAGCGCCGCCACGCTGACGGCCCAGCCGCCGAGCCCGTAGAGGTAGTTGACGGTGCCGTCCAACGGATCGATCAACCAGTCGACCCCGCTGGTGCCCTCCTGCCGGGCGCCCTCCTCGCCGATCAGGCCGTCGTGCGGCCGCAGTCGACCCAGCGCGGCGGTGATCAAGGCTTCCGCGGCCCGGTCCATCGCGGTGACGACGTCGGTCGGCGAGCTCTTCGAGTCGGTGGCCAGCCGGCCGGCCGGTCGTCCCTCGACCAGCAGCACCCCGGCCCCCAGGGCGACTTGCTCCGCCATGTCCCGAAGTTCGATCAGGTCCACGTACTCAGTCCTCCCCGCCGACAGCCGGTCGCGGCCCGCGCGGGTTCGGGCAGCAGCCCGCCACGCAGACGTCCGGCCAGAGGGCTGAGGCACCGCGGACCGCTCGCCGTGTGCTCGGCTCCAGCCGCTCCTGGACCAATTCCCGGATCGCTGCCACGAACGCCTGGGCGGTGCCCACGGTCGCGGCCCGCTCGAACGGCAGGCCCACGTCGGCGGCCACCTTCCGGGCCGCTACGTCGAGGTCCCAGCACACCTCGACGTGGTCGGACAGGAAGCCGATCGGGCTGACCACCACCGCGGGCGCGCCGTCGGCGGCCAGTCGGCGCAGGTGGTCGCGGATGTCCGGCTCCAGCCACGGCACGTTCGGCGGACCCGACCGGGACTGGAAGACCAGCCGCCAGGGATGGTCACGGCCGGTCGCGGCCGCGACGCCGGCGGCGACCAACCGGGCGACCTCGGTGTGCTGGGCGACGTAGGCACCCCCGGTCGGACCCGCGGTGGCGGCCATCGCCTCCGGGATGGAGTGGGTGGTGAATGCCAGCGCGGCTCCGGGACGAACCTGCGCCGGCAGCCGGTCGAGTGCGGCGAGCACCGCGTCGACCTGCGGGTCGATGAAGCCCGGGTGGTTGAAGTACAGCCGGATGCGGTCTACGACCGGCGCGTCGGGCCCCAGCGGCGCGAGCGCGGCCGCCAGGTTCTCCCGGTACTGCCGGCAGCCGGAGTAGGACGCGTAGGCGGAGGTGACGAACGCCAGCACCCGGCGGGCGCCGGACTCGGCGAGCCCGTGCAACGTCTCCGGCAGCAGGGGATGCCAGTTGCGGTTGCCCCAGTGGACCGGCAGATCGATGCCGTGCGCGGCGAACTCGGCCGTGATCGCCGCGCACAGCGCGCGGCACTGTTCGTTGATCGGGCTGACCCCGCCGAAGGTCGCGTAGTGCTCCGCGACCTCGGCCAGCCGCGCCTCCGGAATCCCGCGCCCGGCGGTCACGTTCCGCAGGAACGGCAGCACGTCGTCCGGGCCCTCGGGGCCGCCGAACGACACGAGCAGGAACGCGTCGTAAGGCGCGACGGGATTCGGCACTCCTCGATCCTGCCGGCCCCCGCCGATGATCTTGAGCATCCCCACAGGTCACACCTGCAACGCGTGAATCAACTCTCCCTCCTGCCTCTGACCTGCGACGATTCACCCTCACCTGGTCGACGCGCCTCCGCCGGAATGGCTTGCCAACAGGTCAGGATCGTGCGGGAAGCACTGAGCGAGAGTCGCCGCCGAGCGCCGACGGATGACCCGGCCGGCGACCGAGCGATCAATTGCACTGCCGGGAGAGGACTGGTCATGCAGGATCTACGCCTGGTCGCGGCCAACGAACGCGGTAGCCACCTGGTCCTGCGCTCGGCGGAGGGCGAGAAGTTCGTCGTCTCGATCGACGACCGACTGCGCGCCGCGGTGCGCGGCGACCGGGCGCGGACCGGGCCACCGCCCGGCGACGCCGCGTTCGACGTGCGGCCCCGGGAGATCCAGGCCCGCATCCGAGCCGGCCAGAGCGCCGAGGAGATCGCCGGATCCGCCGGGATCGCGATCGACCGGGTGCGCCGCTTCGAGGGCCCGGTACTGGCCGAGCGCGAACACGTCGCCGAGCTGGCGCAGCGCAGCACGGTCCGGCGTCCCGGCCTGGACGGCCGACCGAGCACGTTGGGCGAGTGCATCGGCGAGCGCCTCGGCACCTCGGACCTGGCAGCCGACGGACTGGGCTGGGACTCCTGGCGTGCCGAGGACGGTCGCTGGGTGGTCCAGGTGACCTACAGTTACGACGACCGTCCGCAGGTCGCCCGGTATCTCTACGACCTGCGGGCCCGCAGCGTGGTGGCCGACAACGACGAGGCCCGCTGGTTGACCGGTGAGCTGCTCGAGTGCCCAGTGCCGCCGGCCGCTTTCGTGCCCCGCATCGCGACGGCCGAGCCGGTGACCGGCGCGGTCGATGACGAGGTCGAGGCCAGGGTCGAGTGCCCGACCGCGCCGGCGCCGCGCCCGATGGTCGTGGCCCGGCTGGCCTCGGCCCAGTTGGAGATCACCACCGTCCTGGAGGCGGAGCAGGTGGCGGTGATCGAGGCGACTCCCGTCGCCGCCCCGCAGCCGGTCGAGGCGCCCGCCGCCGCCCGCGGCACGGGTACCGACGGCACTGCGACGGCCCGTCCGAATCGTTCGCGGCGGGCTTCCGTGCCCGCCTGGGACGACATTGTTTTCGGGGGCCGACGCCCCGAGTGACGCTCCCTGAGTGACTGCGACGAGCGAGAAGCACAAGGGAAAATGATGTACCGTCAGCTTTGCGGAGCTGAGTTCGTGATGGCCCGAGGACGAGCAGGTCTCCGCCGACCTTTCCGGACATTCGGCGTCGCGGGAAAAGCCAGGCCACAGGCGTTGTTAATGCACTTGCGGCGTCTTTCGCGCGCCTCAGGCAACAATCCGGTAACTGGTAGGCCCAGGGCCAAACATTGTCTGCGTATTTCCCCGCGTAACAGGGCTCGGTGCTGCACTGTGTAGATCATGCGCCCGGGGACTCGGAGCCAAGGTCTCCCGGGATGTCGGACGCGGCGGGGCGTGGGGTCCCACCGCGTTGTCCCAGCGACAACTCGGTAAAGGTGGAATCGGGAGATGAGCCAATTCGGCGCCGGCGCGGCAACGCCCGGCGGGGCAGTGCCCGGCAAGAAGCGGATGTCCGGCCGCAACGCGGCTGTGGTCGGCGGTGTCGCGCTGCTGCTGGTCGTGGTCGGCGCGGCTGCCTACCCGCTGGCGACCGGCCCGTCGATCAAGATCGCAGCAAGCAGTGACCTCGGCGCACCCCTGACCGGCGACGCCATCAAGAATCTCGCGTTCACCGTGACCGGTGGCGACATGTCCAAGCTGAGCATGACCATGGACGGCAAGAAGGTCGACGGGACCGCGTCGGGCAAGTCGATGGTGTACACCGCGGGCGGCCTGCCCGACGGGAAGCACACCTTCGCCGCCTCCGAGCCGGGCCACTTCGGCCGGACCTCGTCCACCTCGGACAGCTTCACGATCAACTCCGCAGGGTCCTCGGGCAACAGCGCCGCGCCCGCCGCCGCCGCGACTGCCTCGCCGGCCCCGGGGGCGACAAAGACCATGTTCGGTCTGCGCGCCGTGCACATGACCGCCTCGGCGTGGGCCTACAAGCCGCTGCACGACCCGGTCGTGCAGATGCTCAAGGACCACAAGATCGACACGGTCGAGATGGACATCAAGGACGAGGACGGCCACGTCCAGTACAAGTCCAACGTCCCGCTGGCACAGCAGGACGGGGCGGAGAACACCACCCTCTACGACCCCGCCGAGATGCTCAACGAGATCCATTCTCTGGGCGGCAAGGTGGTCGGGCGCATCGTGGCCTTCAAGGACCCGCTGCTCGGCAAGTACGCCGTGGCCAACAACAAGCTGAGCTGGGTGGTCCAGGACCACAGCGGCAACGCGTACCACGCCGGTAGCTACGGCACCGCGGCCTTCACGAACCTGGCCAGCCCGGACGTCCAGCAGTACCAGACCGACCTCGCGGTCGAGGCCACCAAGCTGGGCTTCGACGCGATCATGTTCGACTACATCCGCCGGCCCGAGGGCCCGCTCGGTTCCGAGGTCTACCCGGGCATCGGCAACCAGAAGGCACAGGATGTGATCGCGAACTATCTCGGCACGGTCGAACCGCAGGTCCACGCCGCCGGCGGACTTCTCGGCGCGGCTGTCTTCGGGATCTCCGCGTTCACCGCGGCCGGCAGCGGCGACGTCGCCCAGGACATCCCCGAGATGTCCAAGCACCTGGACTTCATCTCGCCGATGGACTATCCGTCGCACTGGGGCAAGGGCGAGTACGGCGTGGCCGTGCCCTGGGAGCAGCCGTACGACATCATGTATCGCTCGCTGCTGGACTACAACCGGCAGGCGGCCGAGGGCACCGCGATCATCATCCCGTGGATCCAGGACTTCAACTTCCCCGGTCAGCCCACGTGGACGCCGGGCGACGTCCAGGCACAGATCAAGGCCGCGCACGACGCCGGCCTCAACTCGTTCTTCGTGTGGAACGCGTTCGCGAGGTACCAGTACGACGCCTACACGCCGAACACCGCCAACCCGGCGAACGATGCCCCGGGGACGCTTCGCTACTCGATCGACAAGCCGGGCCTGAACTCGGTGGGCACGACCGACAAGCAGCAGGCGCTGGACTACCTCAACTCCTACCTGGCCGCCAAGGCCAACGGGACCCCGCTGCCGGGCAGCTCGAGCACTGCGAGCCCGGCACCGACGGCGGCGGCCACCCCGGCATCGAAGAACTCGATCTCGAGCACCACCTCGACGACGAATTCCACGCCGACGCCGACCGCCAAGCCGTAACACCGCACTGACGACGGTGCCCCGGCCCTCGGCCGGGGCACCGTTGCGTTTCAGGTGATCTTGCGGCTGGTGTCGGCGAATCGGTGGTAGCCACCGGCGGCCACCAGCACGCGGATCCGGTCGAAGGCGTCCCACACGTCGACGAACCG
Coding sequences within:
- a CDS encoding inositol monophosphatase family protein, giving the protein MAEQVALGAGVLLVEGRPAGRLATDSKSSPTDVVTAMDRAAEALITAALGRLRPHDGLIGEEGARQEGTSGVDWLIDPLDGTVNYLYGLGGWAVSVAALIEGAPVAGVVHIPTLGETFAATAGGGATCNGVPLRLGEGPTLGQALVATGFGYAENRRAHQGAVLARVLPAIRDIRRQGACAVDLCMVASGRVDAYFERGVQPWDHAAGGLVAVEAGARFAGLHGAPPSDRFALAAPENLFGPLHDLLVAAGADDPAG
- a CDS encoding putative glycoside hydrolase, coding for MSQFGAGAATPGGAVPGKKRMSGRNAAVVGGVALLLVVVGAAAYPLATGPSIKIAASSDLGAPLTGDAIKNLAFTVTGGDMSKLSMTMDGKKVDGTASGKSMVYTAGGLPDGKHTFAASEPGHFGRTSSTSDSFTINSAGSSGNSAAPAAAATASPAPGATKTMFGLRAVHMTASAWAYKPLHDPVVQMLKDHKIDTVEMDIKDEDGHVQYKSNVPLAQQDGAENTTLYDPAEMLNEIHSLGGKVVGRIVAFKDPLLGKYAVANNKLSWVVQDHSGNAYHAGSYGTAAFTNLASPDVQQYQTDLAVEATKLGFDAIMFDYIRRPEGPLGSEVYPGIGNQKAQDVIANYLGTVEPQVHAAGGLLGAAVFGISAFTAAGSGDVAQDIPEMSKHLDFISPMDYPSHWGKGEYGVAVPWEQPYDIMYRSLLDYNRQAAEGTAIIIPWIQDFNFPGQPTWTPGDVQAQIKAAHDAGLNSFFVWNAFARYQYDAYTPNTANPANDAPGTLRYSIDKPGLNSVGTTDKQQALDYLNSYLAAKANGTPLPGSSSTASPAPTAAATPASKNSISSTTSTTNSTPTPTAKP
- a CDS encoding DUF4193 domain-containing protein, yielding MATDYDAPRKTDDELSEDSIEELKSRRVDKGASTVDVDEADLAESLELPGADLSGEELSVRVLPRQADEFTCSSCFLVHHRSQLASERSGQPICRDCS
- a CDS encoding DUF4235 domain-containing protein, with the protein product MAKQDSKLAWKAISTVAGIVAGMVTKRAVGAAWRQVTGNAPPDPPENPDLALSGALLWAMAAGAAAAVVKVCLTRQAAVSWRGLTGALPPGLDSVESV
- the sepH gene encoding septation protein SepH, producing the protein MQDLRLVAANERGSHLVLRSAEGEKFVVSIDDRLRAAVRGDRARTGPPPGDAAFDVRPREIQARIRAGQSAEEIAGSAGIAIDRVRRFEGPVLAEREHVAELAQRSTVRRPGLDGRPSTLGECIGERLGTSDLAADGLGWDSWRAEDGRWVVQVTYSYDDRPQVARYLYDLRARSVVADNDEARWLTGELLECPVPPAAFVPRIATAEPVTGAVDDEVEARVECPTAPAPRPMVVARLASAQLEITTVLEAEQVAVIEATPVAAPQPVEAPAAARGTGTDGTATARPNRSRRASVPAWDDIVFGGRRPE
- a CDS encoding ferrochelatase — its product is MLKIIGGGRQDRGVPNPVAPYDAFLLVSFGGPEGPDDVLPFLRNVTAGRGIPEARLAEVAEHYATFGGVSPINEQCRALCAAITAEFAAHGIDLPVHWGNRNWHPLLPETLHGLAESGARRVLAFVTSAYASYSGCRQYRENLAAALAPLGPDAPVVDRIRLYFNHPGFIDPQVDAVLAALDRLPAQVRPGAALAFTTHSIPEAMAATAGPTGGAYVAQHTEVARLVAAGVAAATGRDHPWRLVFQSRSGPPNVPWLEPDIRDHLRRLAADGAPAVVVSPIGFLSDHVEVCWDLDVAARKVAADVGLPFERAATVGTAQAFVAAIRELVQERLEPSTRRAVRGASALWPDVCVAGCCPNPRGPRPAVGGED